ACAGTCAACACTCTTGTATGAGCTTCTCGTAATATCCGGATTGTTGGCAGGGAATGGTGATGGGTTTACTTTGGGGTTTAAATTAAACACCTCATCCAATGCCCGCTCAACTAGTGAATGAATGTTGATGTTGCTATCATGGCCAGCCTGGCCATAATCCACAGGTGCTGACTCAACACTGTGGGAActtttttcattgtttgtatCTACTGATAATGCTGAGATCCTGTAGAGAGACAAACATGTTGTGTCATTATTAATCAGAATTCGAATGATGCCAGCCTGTCATGTGTTTCTGACGAAAAAATTAACAAACAGGCAAACATAAGGACATACAAATTCTTATTCCTCTGAAGGTCCAGTGTTGGAATCTCTTCTTGGATTGGAGAGGATTTCGTAGCAAATGGAGGCAACATATAAACCTTTTAAACATGAGGAAAAAAGGGGGTTTATTTTGATCCACATTATGATGAAATATTAGCATTATTGATGGTTATTGCAGGATCCCTCTCCCACCTTCTCATCTCCAAAATTGGCATCTATTTTTGGCTTGGAGATTTTGTTCCACCAATTCGTCTTCATTCTGTAATGAAAAAGTAAAGTGTGTCAGAACTGAATTTTAAAGGATGCATGAAGATAAGAGTATAAATGTCCAATGTTTTGTTATTGAATGATGGAAAAACACAAAACGGAGAACTCACCTCAAAATGCAGATGAAGATaacaataatgatgatgattaaaCCAGCACAGAGAAGTGGAATCATCATTTTGGCTATTTCATTTGGGGATGAGGCTGTAAAACATTTATACAGTAGACTGATCAGGATTATTTAAGACTATTAACACACCTGTGATGATGAATTTGAGACAAATCTAGGTAGACTTACAGGTGGTGAACTCAACTGCTGCGCTCTGGTCACTAGATATACTATGATCATTATAGTCAGTGCTCATTGTTGCTGTCAGAACGTAGTTGGTATTTGGTTGGAGATTTTCGGCCACAATCTCGTGGCATCCCACAGTGTTCTGCACTGTCTTGAATATctgtatgaacacacacacacaaacacacatatatatatacgcatTAATATggttcatattatatatatatatatatatatatatatatataaataatatatcatgTTCCTTACATTTTTGTGTCCTCCTTTGATGCCATAGATCAGATTTATTTGTAAGCTTTCAACAAAATTTCTTCCTACCAAACCATATTGGTCATCCCAAGTTACATTAAAGTTTCCATTTTCAGTCTTTTGCACTGATAAGACTGGACTTTTAGGTTTGACTACAGAAAAAGGAAAATGCATGTAAATGTCAATCTAAACGTGCAAATTCTACTTTATCCATGAAATAATAAGGAAAAAACTTATAGACAACATTTATACTCACTGAAGTCTGAAGTCATGaatgttttgtttaataaaacatttgatcCTTCCAGAAGTGTAGTATTGAAGTTCTCCGTTAGAACAAACTCATCCACTGTAATATTGCACTCACAATTGTCACTGTGATGACTTCTCTCAAAGATGCATGTATACTTTTCAAACCTACAATTTAAAAGATATTTGTGTCAACTGATTGCTAAATGAACAGCAATATATTAAGTTATAGAGGAACTACAGGCCTGTACAAACACTCACGTATTGGATACTTCATGAGTAATGTCAAGCTTGAGTCCAGAGCAGTTTTGGAGACGTTCAGAGTAGAGACTGCATTTCATTTCTGTCTCATAGTCATTAAAACACTTCAAGTCCTCCTTTGTGGGCTCTACAggaattttacagtttaaaaaaaaaaatacattttttttctaagtatgtATGTTATCTTAAGTATGTTAATGTCAAAActcaaaagtttatttttataagcttttttcAACATTTCTAATTAAAACAATGGATTAAGAGTAATAAATTACCGATCAAATAAAATCAGTGTCAATAAAATTTGTACTACAGTGGTGGCACAGAATAatagttggggtcacttaattTACAGCGAAGTATTGTTTACTTGATTGCAGATGATTGCAcggatactatttaaactgaactgagatgatgacatcacggAATTCAACTATGGACTGTCTTTAACCGTGATgaactgggaagtcgtggccttgtggttagagagtttgactcctaaccctaaggttgtggattcgaatctcgggccgcaaaaccatgacttaggtgcccttgagcaaggcactgaacccccaactgctccctgggcgccgcagcataaatggctgcccactgctctgggtgtgtctTCACAGTGTGacagtgtgtgcactttggatgggttaaatacagagcacgaaatctaagtatgggtcaccatacttggctgaatgtcacgtcacttttttaactgtaattttgcattattgacatactgttttacttttatcttttttgtttaaagcgctaaataaataaaggtgaattgactTACTCGAGCCACCTAGCCACCTCGccaccaacccccccccccccaacccccttAGTGCAAGCCACTGtatgaaagtaaaagtaaaaaaatatcgaCAAAAATGGTGTGTCGTATAAATCAGCACgttctttattataattattattattatcataaaaaacacacatatcagtttttcatcaaaatgttttaaataaataaattaacgaacaaattaataaaaactagaaATGTAATGTCTGAGCCAATGGGGAAGTTTGTACCAACTTCCCGTACCTGTAGTACTTAAGCTACAAAAAAGAACAGTGCTAGCTCCATTTTACATTTAAGTGTGAAAGTGGCATCACCATATAAATATGGAGATTTTATATCTAAGTAACACGTTATAAATAGAGAGAGCGagaaaaaatacaacaaacactTACCGTAACACACTGCAATACAGATGAGTGTGAGGATGATCTGACACTTAAAAATTGTGGAAGACATCCTGTAGCCTACGtcctaaaaacaaatataatctcATACATCTAAAACTGGTAAATAAAATGATTCCTCGCAAAATATAGCTGACATGTTACGTTTTCATACCTTTAGACTGTATTTTACAGCACGTTGCCTGTAAGAAACCGAGTTTACTAAACACTCTATAGGCTAGTTAAACACAATTACATATGGTTTAAGACACAAGCACATACAGCAAGTAGCCCAGCAAGTAGTTTAAGCCTACTTCATGTTCTTGTGAGCATATGCCTCCCTATTCGCAAAATGGAACTCGAGAAAAAGGGCGTTTCGAATTTTCCTGGAACACACGCAGTTCCGTCGCTCCACTGACTCCAGTCCTGCTCGAGCCTCTGCTGTTCCTGACAAATGCTATTGGACAGACGCGCGCTCACGCTGATCTCGAGCCTGCTCAAACACCACACCGGAATTCAGTGGAAAAACCTCAATTTCGACGTCAAAGCTAAAAAAAAGATAGAATATTCTTCGTTATAATGTGTTATTTATGAGACAGTCAAACGCAAAGGGGATCAATATATAAGGCTCGAAAAAGGAACTGCAAATTAGTTTCAGTTCCTCTGTAGCCTACTTATGTGTTGTACTTATTCCATGTCAGAATTAACAGTCTACCCcaatctaaaataataaaaaatatatatatcaaaatgttatattctattatttatttgtacacatattttgtacacattttcagtctctctcacacacacacacacacacacacacacacacacacacacacacacacacacacacacacacacacacacacacacacacacacacgcacagtttCACAGTTTAGGTGTTAATTGGCATGACAGACATTTGAtatttgtacatttgtattgCCAGTGCAAAAGgagtacaaaataatataaagaagaaaaaaacagtaattgaAGTATAGCTAGCCTATAACAATACTCCAGGTACACAGGTAGAAGAAAATAAGAGTAATACAACAATAAACAATAAGAAATACATTAAAGCTCAAAAGAGCATTATAATCATTCATCCAATTGAAAACATTTagggtatacatttttttacttgtgccaatgaaaaataaataacttgcccaTAGGGttagttaaaaaagaaaaaaagaatcataaccctacattttttatttttatttggatgaatgaaattgttttttcagtgtatatatttatacatttatgataAATGTTTTCCTGAATTTGTGAGTATTTTGTGCATGCGGTGAgaaagttcaattcaattcaagtttatttgtatagcgctttttatgatacaaattgcaaagcaactttacagaaaattaagtttctacaatattaagtagtagcttatcagtggtgacagtcagtttgtgtgcataagtcaaccagatgatgaacactaacagcaattattataagaTGCAtttatagcaatatttgttagttctgtatgttgtttcagggctggcatcatctgaggtcctctgaggggtcagcatcatctcttcttaggtgttctggatccagactggagcttgtgtaaatcctggtTACCACTGGATGTCAATCCTGgtgcaaaacagaaaaaaaaacaatagagacataattagcatagctgctgttccaaccaagtaaaattaattagtttaacccaagctataGTATATTAATGCGcttttgatca
The sequence above is a segment of the Carassius carassius chromosome 9, fCarCar2.1, whole genome shotgun sequence genome. Coding sequences within it:
- the LOC132149394 gene encoding uncharacterized protein LOC132149394; this encodes MSSTIFKCQIILTLICIAVCYEPTKEDLKCFNDYETEMKCSLYSERLQNCSGLKLDITHEVSNTFEKYTCIFERSHHSDNCECNITVDEFVLTENFNTTLLEGSNVLLNKTFMTSDFIKPKSPVLSVQKTENGNFNVTWDDQYGLVGRNFVESLQINLIYGIKGGHKNIFKTVQNTVGCHEIVAENLQPNTNYVLTATMSTDYNDHSISSDQSAAVEFTTSSSPNEIAKMMIPLLCAGLIIIIIVIFICILRMKTNWWNKISKPKIDANFGDEKVYMLPPFATKSSPIQEEIPTLDLQRNKNLISALSVDTNNEKSSHSVESAPVDYGQAGHDSNINIHSLVERALDEVFNLNPKVNPSPFPANNPDITRSSYKSVDCLSSSREHNRANRDSGNCSGSSVFSNVPYFVSGTDDSLSLDTGNTSPYECVSSVLEKGNDPDSCVKLPNSVGADEKCIMESHITSTNPPLTPLNLDCGIVTPSDKGYEPFQGLTKSTEGQWSTSISTEQALNACGALKFPHSTGQDPTSVQQSPWASSFSSVIPVDSSYQCV